The genomic stretch tacccggatggtagatttgtaggcgggggagatcatAAGATCAAGAACTCAAATGGTGCGGGAAAGGCCCGGCATCGACCTTCTGGGGCGTAGTGCCACCTCGGAGAgattgatgcactcagcaattctgttgctgatgcgatctagccccgcaattagatcggagggtgtgggtgggcAGGTTGCCACGAGGATGCACGGGaccctctctgagagagagagagagagagagagagagagatcaccgACCTActgggcaagcggcgtgatgatTCTCGAGTGAAGATCTTGCTCCATCGATGCAAGTCCGACGGATGCCGAGTTGGCGGTGGGCGCCGAgtcggcgacggaggcggtggagttggagtcTACCGGCATGCTCCCAAAGTGAAGTTGGATCGGATTAgcaaggaagtccttcatgctctcggggaaggtGACACCagggcgggatgccatcgacctcgctggggaggatctcacgatcacccttACTTGGCgcaccaactgtcggatttgGTGACCGACAATCCAccaggggttacccaggtggtagatttgtaggcgggggagatcgtaagaccaagaactccaATGGTAACATAGGGGTGCAgagtttagacaggttcgggcctccaaagagtagtaccctacgtcctatgttctGGTGAATTTTATTGCTGATCGCAGAtgcgaagagttaacgtgaGGTGGGATGAGTTGAGGTGTGTtagatgccctcgggaggcatccctggctgccttatataggttgacgacttagggttacaatcggatatgATTTAATCATAGtaggttgttacatggaaaacaATCTGaatcggtttacaacaagtatcccgtgatattCGGGCTGAATTGATTCGCACGCCTCCTGGCTTATGCTCCACATATCTTCATGCCTTGGACCACACGGCGTGGTCGGGTGGGTCCACCTGTTATGACCGTCCAGTATCTAGTATCCTAGTTGGTGGGACCCGTGGGTACTTATCCCTCACTGGCATATCTGGCTGACCTGAGGATACATCAGCTTGTGCTAGAATGTGAGAAACAACCATTGCCCACTCATCACTGAACAGCCTGGATGCAGAGTGACCTGCAGATGGTGTGCACCAAATTCACCTGCAGTGAGCCTTGTAGGTACTGAACCCAGATCCACTGGATGTGAACTTTGTAGGTATCGATTGTAATGCACACTCACAAGCTTCATTTACGCGATGGGCGATCTCATGGCTGCACGCATGAAGCATGATACTCAAATCTATGCATACACGCATGCTTTAGCTACCTTGTGAATGACCTAATATCAGGTTGGGTTCCACAGCTTGATTGAAAGTGTATGTTCCAAATCTTTTTCTCAAAAATAGTTGTCCCATTGGTTGAAATCTGGAAAGCAAACTGAAAAAATGTCCAATTTGTGCAAAATCGACCTCTGATAGGTTGTACTTTTCTTAATGCTCGATGGAAGTTAGTCTGCATGTTGACAAAGCTGTCACACACCAAATTTGCTCATGGTGAGTTTTGGACCGCTATAAGCACAATGTTAATTGGCCATGCATCCAAGCAGCTTTAGAGCTACTCAGACTGATGCCGTGCCATGACCTAGCGAGAGCTTTACCGTCCTGATATGATATCATGCCGAATATATGAGTTAAAagtgtccttttttttttgaaagaaaaaggtgTCCATGAATATATTCTTCTGTTCCATGAATTCATTGGCCATCTTCTAAACACAGCTAACTGGTGCCCCTCATTGATACTGGCATTTCCTTTTTTCAAAAGTtctgtttctcttttttttctttttcttgatagATAGTTGCTATGAACATATGATTTTGATTTCAAACACATTCATCATTTGGCATTTTAGAGGTTTATGCACACCATTGTGATTGGGAAAAGTAGTGTTATTACTCTTCAAAACGCAATGTGCCAACATGTGGTCAGATACCTGGAGCTACAAGTGACAGTGTCTGGCTGAAGAGGCACTGACCAATTGTGCTCGTAATCTTATATATGTTCATCAATAGCTATAGTCTATAGATATTGGAAGTTATATTCCCCCAAAATTGTATCTACCATCATCAATATTACTGAACTAATGGAATAATGGACTTTGGTTTTTATTTGTGGTCTGCATATGTGATTAAGAAACACAAATTTTAATCCATATGTCTTTTGTGGAATGATTTGAAGAAAGTAGAAGATATACTTATGCAGCACTCATTATCTTCTCTACTAGAAGATATTTGTCCTTTTGAActctgctctttttttttttaataacagtattttttttcctgtatCATGGCCTCTACTGTCTAGCATGATATTGCATAATCTATATTTGCAATCCTGCTAATACAATACAACTACACGTCTACACCATATTTTAACAAATCCCCCATGTGATGCGTGGAAGAAACTGAAAGACTGATGTATCTCGTTTTCTTTTACTACCAGGAATACCGAAGATGGCAGCCCCAAATTCTTCGGTGGTATTGCCTGCTTTTGCCAAGCTTCATGGTGAAAATTCCGTGTACTTTATGCGAAAATATTCAATCACCTTGGGACGCAATACTGAAACATCCAAAGTAGATTTGGATCTTTCTGAACTTGGTGGGGGCAGAGGCCCACGTGTCTCCCGTCATCATGCACGCATATTCTATGATTTTGAAAAACGCCATTTTGCCCTTGAAGTTCTTGGCAAAAATGGATGCAGCATTCAGGGTGTCTCTTATCTCCCAGGTAGCGATCCAGTTAAACTGAATTCCCAGGACCTCATCGAGATTGCTGGCAAACAATTCTACTTTCTCCTAGCAACTCGCTCTTTCTCTACCACTCCTGCTCCGGGTGCTCATGCTTTGCTACCCCAAACACCAACCTTGATTCTCCCTGGTCACCCTGGAACACATGGTGAGTGTGGAATGTTATCTCTGCTACATACTTATGATAGATCCATTTCCCTCCTgttttcctgcattcttgcaTACTAACAGAATGTATTAGAGGATTCACGCTGTGGCTTCGTTCATATGCTTTACGGCCAAGATCATTCCTAATTGCTCTACCTGCATATCCCTGATATTTAGTTGCTGTATCTTGTATACCTGGCCAACTGTATGCATTGTTGGCAGACAATTGCTTTTGTTTGTGATTCTCTGCAAATAAATTTGCCAGTGCATCAGTACATAACTTTTAAATATAGAATGACAGAACCTGTTCAATTACTAAGAATGGATTAACAGTGGGCAAGTCGTCCTTTCTTTCGGCTTCAAAATATGAATATATTGAATTACCAGTTTCTGAACTAACTGTAATGTTACAGAGCCATTGGGCTTTTCCTGTACTATTTATATTCTCATCAAAAGAGCATTATTCTGCTCATATACAAACTTTTTATTTGTGCATCCCTAACTATTAGAAATACGAATTGCAGACAATGATACAGAGGATCAACAGCTCCtagaagaagagagaaatgCTGTGTCAGCTCTTGTAGTCCTGATGTCTGACATATGTAGTCCTGGAGAATGGGTGAATATGGAGAACCTACATTTAGAGGTTTGTCATGGAAGAAAAATCCATTTCTGTACGGATTCTGCAATtctaaaagaaacaaaacaatATGGACATATGCTGTCATCTTAACTAGCAAAAGCTTTTATTTAACCATTTAACTACGAAAAGTTGGCTTAGGTCTTGGTGCTGTATTATTGATCATTGTTCGATAAATGGTGAACTAAATTCAAATTCTAGACTGCTTTGTGTTGTAGTATCCATTCATTTCCAAGCATTACGTATGGTTTGCAATGTTGTGGTGACTACAGTGGCTGTTGCATTGTTGCAAAGTCGTATGTGCAAAATTATTCATAGGTGATATCTATTCTTTATATATAGTTGCGATGTTACTAAATTGATAGGTGATATCTATTATTCATCTAGATTCTAGAAAGGCTGTCTGTATACATTACCAACTTTTGAAGTCTTGGATACATTTTAAGATCTGGGTATTTAATATGGCATCCACCACTTCCAGAGCTGCCTGACAACCACTACCTCAAAAGCCAGCCGATTATTAACCTGCCATCTGGTCTTGAGAACGTTGGCTACAGTACTACGATCATATGATTCTTTTCCAGTGCATTGCTATAGTGTCTAACACGCTTATGGCTTAGGCATGTGCTGCAAAGTTGTTTGGCGTGCAGACTAACTCTTGATTATCTGCAGATTCTTGAACGCTTTGGTGAGAATGCTTTGGTCAGGAGGTATTTGACACGAGAGGACGCCTCAGTCTCATCAACTGAAACAGAAGGCAGGCCATGGCGCAGCCTGTTGCCACTACTCAGGAAGCACCCAGAGTATTTCGTCATGAGCACAGTGACCAGAGGGGAAGTAACATCAGAGTATGCTGCGTTGGTATCCCTGGTATCCATGGGGAATGAACCATGAAGAAAAACTGGTATGAGAGTGCGAGAAAAAAAGTTAGAACCATTCTCTGCATGCTGATGCTgctcaggttaccatcagccTTTGTTCTAAAGAAACTGGGGCATCGTTTATTGCACCTGAGGCTCATTGTATGTTTGTAACATCGGACAGTATCCATGAAATTATCTAAAATTTGGTTCAAATAGTCAGGAAGTGACCTGTACAGGGTGTAGCATCTCAGGTTGACGGAGAGTGGGAGTTGCTGGAGAAACGCTGGTTATTGCATCACAAAACATTGTCCACTGGTACAAAACGGACAGACAGTTACAGCTCCAACAAATGTCACAAATTGGCAGCGTTACATGATACGTTCCAAAGGGTAACAAACCCATCACAAAATTGTGGTACAATCGGTTCTCAAAGGACGCTAGGCCAGCCGCGAAGCAATATGTAGGGCAAAATACACAGAACCAAAAACCATTTTTATCTAGCTAGCTTCCTCCAGACGGTGCGCCCACGGTTGATCTCATCACCGTTCCTGGCAAATCTCAAGCAGTGCAGGAACTGCTGCTGCTCTTCTTTGTGTTGCGCCGCCGAAGCAGAACCGTTCATGCTtttctcctccccttcctctatGTAAGTAAGCGAATCAACTATGTCATCGTGTTGACACTCTCTTCTGTAGTCAAGAGTGATTGTTTGCAACTCGTGCGTATCAATTATATCTTGAGGTATGCTCTGCCATTTGAAAGATAGGAAAAAGAACTATCAGAAACCATCACAAAATCAATAAATATGGTAATCTCCATTTAGAAGGAAAATAGTATTACTAAGGAATGTGTCATTTCCAACTATACTCTGAGTAGATATCCCCCACATAAACCAAAATTTAAAAGCAGGATTAAAAATAAGGAAAAGACTAGTGGAACACTTACTTCAAGTACCCAACCAATGTAAGTAACATTATTGACATGTTGGTTCATGTCCAGATCAGCTCTTCTTGGCTGCAGTTCAGAAATCAATGTCTGTCAGCATTGGAAGTTGTGCAGAGCTAAGAACTGGATTATAGGCGCAGGGAAGGAGAACTGACCACTAATCCTAGTCTTGAGTATTGTGCAGGATCTGAAAGAATTGGAATCTTCTTCAAACTGCCATTATTTTCCTCTGGGAATGCTAATCTGCAAAACAATATCTTGTTTAGAACTCTTATAACTATAGTCTGAGATCATAGTGACAGGCATCACAAGTCAACAATTGCATGAGATTGAttacatgcaaaaaaaaaagttcaagcTATTTTCATGTGATTAGGACACATTAATCCGATGAACTACAGAAAGGACCCTAGCTATTTGATGAGAGAAAACATCAAACAGACTTCAGCTAGGGTCCAAAAGGAATGAGTTACTTGGGCAGTTAACACTTTTATGAATCATGAACTGTATGAAAATAAGAAGAGCGCATGCATATGCGGAACAAAAGTGAGTTGCCTTACCTTGGAGTCTTTGGACAATGTATAAACACCTCATCCCTCACATCATCACTGACTCGCTGAAGTCTCCGCGTATTTTGGCTCATCATGACCCACTTGCTGGACAATAAGTCATATGACCCTGTTACTTGTACTGTACACTGATATCCTAAATACTATGAAGGTTGCCTTCAGTAAAGACAACAAGAATAGATATGCCCTGCTTATTCAAGTGAACAGTAAATGCCACCGAGAGGAACAGGCAGGATAAACCCACACAAGTTTACAATTCACACCAATCAACTAAAGGTCTACACCACTTCCTTAAAAAAGAGGTAGAACGAAGTTTTTTAGAGAGCGAGAGAAATTTAGCTCAAACAGGTATGAAATTGACCTTTTCCCTGTTTCATTTCACTAAGACATACAAATGTGGCATGGAATGTTATTGCAAGCATGGTATCAGcctaaaaaaagaatgaaacactgaTGAACCATTTTTAGGCCGTGCATTGTAATACCTAGTAGCTCTGCCAATAACTTCACCATTAGCCAAGTCCTTGAGGATCCAATCACGACGAGTACCAATTCTTCCATCTTCTTGGCACCACGTTTCAATCTCAACAACATCACCCCTGCAAGTAACAGAGTTAAACGTCAGGATTAAATCttaccaaaaaggaaaaaggggtaGAAATAAAGCTTCAATGGAAGGTTGAAAATTTACCAAGCTGGATACTTGTAGATCTCAATGTGCATTCGGTTTGTCACCCAAATGAGTCCAAGTTTTCTCATTGTAGTGGTCGTGGCAAAACCATCAGTGGAGAACCCAACACTTTGTGCATGGTTACATCCTACCTCCTGTAGTTAAGAGAATGCCTACCATTAAATAAACGATACAGGAAACAAAAATAATGATACACTTCTTTATAGTATGCCTGATATAAATGGCAGCAATATTTATACGTCAGAACCAGTTGATAAAATGGGAACATGTGGAGTTACTTGTCCCATTTGGTGTGAATTTAATTTCTAAGCTTAGATTACAAAACAGCAAATGCAATGGATCCACCGAATTCCCCCAATGTTAACTCCAGGGAGCTTTACCTATGTGAATTTCATTTGTGGATGCCAAGGCAAGCGCATCCAGAAATTGACAGCAGCGACAACACCCCTATATTCTTCATTCCTTCTGAGCACATGGCTTAATTTGTAGTAGTTGCTTATAGGCAGTGCCTATGAGATATTTCAGCACACAAATTCAAGAGCTATCATCTCTTCTAACCCAGGACTGGCAGACAGAGAAAAGACGCACTAGGTTTTAGCATTGCAATGGCCAGTTTGTTGCATGCACATTTGGGGCAAAATTCTATGTGGGACTTGTCACTTCGCAACACTGAACAAGACCAGGACAGTTAGCATTTTAAACAAACTAAGCTACTGTTATGGTCGGCATCCCATACAGGAGGCACAGGCAGCAGCCCCAGGCGCCACAGGGGGATTAGTCCAGTTAGTTAGAGTCTGATATAGATAAGATAGAGTTGGTTTAGGCCTTTGTTTGGGCAAGGAGTAATCAGTTAGGATTCTCCTTTAGGAGTGTTATATAAACCCAATTGTACTAGGGGATTATAATCAAGCAATAATATCAAAAGGGTATTGTTGCCCAGCTTTCCTCATCTCCCTCTCGCCTCCCAGCTGACGCCGTGCGAACAGCACGGCGCCTCCCCGTCGCCCCTGCTTCAAGCCGAGGCCCCCTGTCTCCCATCGCTACTTCCTACGCAACAGCCCACGCCCTACCAGCTACACCCTAGCTCTGACTTGGACAAAGGGCATGCATACATTCGTGGAGTAACAGTAACCAGATTCCTCTTTCAGAATCCAATCATAGCACAGAAGAGCAGCTCCGATTCTACCGCATGTTTGGAGCGTCCTAAAGTCAGATCCAGGCCTTCCAACCCTTGAATCCAAGCATATCCCGAATCCAATTAAGAAGAACGCGCCACAAATCGGGCACCTGGAGAGCACGAATCCGGACCTAAGGAAGCAGAGTCTCACCCCGGCGCGAGCGTACCTGGAGGAGGTTGGCGATGGTCTCGACGGTGGCCGTCTTGTTGATGCCCACCTCGTAGCAGCGCACGATGAAGCTCTCCTTGTACGAGAGCCCGTCCTCCAGGAGGCTCCCCAGCCGCAGCCGCTCGGCGAGgctcggccgcgcgccgcccccttCCGCCTTGGCCGCCTTCGTGGCGGCCACgtggcccggcgccgccgccgcctcgagccCGGACACCTGCGGCGCCCCACGCGCgcaccgcaccaccaccccgggcgccgccgcggactCCCGCCTCCCGTGGTGGCGGAGCGGCGTGCGGCCGCATTGCGGCGGCGTGTGGCAGCGCAGCATGGGGCCGGGTGGGGCGCTTCGAGGAGGCTCGTGggccggagctgccgccgccgatgcggggtggggtggggtttCCACGGGCGGCgtggggtgggggtggtggcGCGACGGGCACTGCACAAGTGGATATAAAGACGCCGGGGGCCAGGGGGAAAGGGGCGGACGGTGGACGTGGACCGGGCGCACGGGGCGATAGGAACGAGGACGGCTGGACGGCGCGCTGGCGACGGAGGGGCAGGAGATGGGAGGGGGACAGCTCGCTGGACCCGGCGCATGCGCCGGTGGTGGTCCACGGCTCTACGGCGGCGATTGAATTGGAATGCTTGGAGCACTCGTACGCCAAGCGGTGAAGATGTCGCGCCGGTTGGATTgtgcgtgcggcgtgccagtgTCAGTGGCAGCATGTGTACTTGCGTAGTCTAGGTAGATATGGCAGAGGCCCACATGTACACACGTACGCATAGGGATGGCAGTTGGACCTGCCGATGCGATCACCCGGCACGGGTCTATCTTCTCACCCGCGGGTGATCCGTGAGCCTCGCAATGAAGGAATGTTTGAGAATTCCGTGTGCAAATTTAGAGTCACGTATGTATACAAACGACTCAACCCATCAAGAAATCCAAATCATATAACCATATAACCCTAGGCGTTGGACCGCCAAAATTAGTGACTACTACAAAagaaataacacatgcatatttATAAACTACTCCATATCATCGTTGTTAAAAAATAACCTTAAAATACACCATACCTATTTATAAATACCCATTATTGCCATTAAAAATTAAGCCAAAATACAATTATACACGCCTCTCTGTTTACCCACCTCTATATTATTAAAAAGTGAATAAGATAAGATAAGGGGAAGGTCGACACACTTTAATTAAGTGTAGGTCAGCTGCACAGCATATGCATTTAATAAGTGATTAAAATTGCAATTTAAAATGATCTTTTGGTACACAAATAATataaacatactccctccgtcccaaattattattcgtttttgACTAGAAaggtacataacttttgctacatatctagacatagtatatatctagatgtatagcaaagtctatacatctagaaaaatcaaaacgaatagtaatttggggcGAAGAGAGTACTAGGTAATAAGTGCAAAAGGAAATAAGTGCAAAGTTAGCCAAATGATAACTGTTATTTCAGTAGGTACCGTAGGCTCAACTTCGAATAAACAGCGATGATATGCCGCCATACCTCGTTGTACATGCACAT from Setaria italica strain Yugu1 chromosome II, Setaria_italica_v2.0, whole genome shotgun sequence encodes the following:
- the LOC101784401 gene encoding FHA domain-containing protein FHA2 → MAAPNSSVVLPAFAKLHGENSVYFMRKYSITLGRNTETSKVDLDLSELGGGRGPRVSRHHARIFYDFEKRHFALEVLGKNGCSIQGVSYLPGSDPVKLNSQDLIEIAGKQFYFLLATRSFSTTPAPGAHALLPQTPTLILPGHPGTHDNDTEDQQLLEEERNAVSALVVLMSDICSPGEWVNMENLHLEILERFGENALVRRYLTREDASVSSTETEGRPWRSLLPLLRKHPEYFVMSTVTRGEVTSEYAALVSLVSMGNEP
- the LOC101767125 gene encoding oleoyl-acyl carrier protein thioesterase 1, chloroplastic, which codes for MLRCHTPPQCGRTPLRHHGRRESAAAPGVVVRCARGAPQVSGLEAAAAPGHVAATKAAKAEGGGARPSLAERLRLGSLLEDGLSYKESFIVRCYEVGINKTATVETIANLLQEVGCNHAQSVGFSTDGFATTTTMRKLGLIWVTNRMHIEIYKYPAWGDVVEIETWCQEDGRIGTRRDWILKDLANGEVIGRATSKWVMMSQNTRRLQRVSDDVRDEVFIHCPKTPRLAFPEENNGSLKKIPILSDPAQYSRLGLVPRRADLDMNQHVNNVTYIGWVLESIPQDIIDTHELQTITLDYRRECQHDDIVDSLTYIEEGEEKSMNGSASAAQHKEEQQQFLHCLRFARNGDEINRGRTVWRKLAR